The Variovorax sp. RA8 genomic sequence CGCACTGCAAGCCGCCATACCCGCAAGTCAATTCACGGCGCGCGTTCCGAGCTTCACGGCCGCGGCCGTTGTTGCGAAGCACACCGACGCGGTTGTGACCCTGCCGTCGCCCCTGGCTGAAGTGCTGGCACGCGAGCTCAATCTCGAGTTGATCAAGCCGCCGCTGCACCTCCCCCGCTTTGAGGTGGCGCAGTACTGGCACGAGCGCTTCCACCGCGAAGCCGGCAACCAGTGGTTCCGCGCGGTGCTGCATCAGCGTTTCGGCGCCAGCCCCTGAGACGCCCGCGGCAGCTGCCGCTTTCGACCCTCTCCCAGCATCTGCACCCACAAGTCGGTGCCGGGCCGATCGTGCGCGCCCGCGCACCCAACCGGCTCGCCACAGGTGGCAACGGAATAGTGTGCATTGCCGCTGGTGCATGGCAACCGGACAGTCGGTCACCTACATTGATTCCACCGATCTGCTTCAACCCGGTCACACCATTCAGGAGACACACAATGCCGCTCGCAGAACTGATTCAACCCGCACGCTCAAATGTATCCATTGCGCCCTCGCCCGGCGCATCGAGGCTTCCGAGCGGCTCCATCGACCCTGCGGAATTCCGTGCGGCGCTGTCGCGCGTCGCGACCGCGGTCACTGTCGTCGCCACTAACGGTGAGCACGGCATCGCGGGCGTCACCTGCTCAGCCGTCTGCTCGGTGTGCGACACGCCGGCCACGGTCTTGGTGTGCGTCAACCGCCGCAGCTTTGCGAATGGCGTGATCAAGGGCAATGGCGTGCTCTGCGTGAACTGGCTCGGCGCCGAGCATTCGGAGATCTCACAGGTCTTCTCCGGCGTGGGCGAGCTCCCCATGGCTCATCGCTTCGCACAGTCGCAGTGGGGAAGGCTCGCGACCGGCGCACCGCACTGCAGCCTCGCGCTCGTCGCCCTGGACTGCCGCGTCGCGCAGGCCATGGAAGTCGGCACGCACAGCGTCTTCCTTGCTGAAGTCGTCAAGGCTTCGATCTCGGAAGCCATCGAAGAGCCCCTGGTCTACTGCCAGCGCCGCTACGCCACCACGCGCCCCATCATCCTCAATTGACTCATCCGTCCCACTCACTCACGTCACACCAAGGAATCGCCATGCGCACCGGAAAACAGTACCTGGAATCGCTCAACGACGGCCGCGTCGTCTGGGTCGGCAACCAGAAGATCGACAACGTCGCCACGCACCCCAAGACACGCGACTACGCGCAGCGCCACGCGGACTTCTACGACCTGCACCATCGTACCGACCTGCAGGAGGTGATGACCTTCGTGGACGAGGCAGGCGAGCGCCGCTCCATGATGTGGTTCGGCCACCGCACCAAGGAGGAGCTCAAGCGCAAGCGCCGCTATCACGAGGCCGTGATGCGCGAGATGGCCGGCGCCTCCTTCCCCCGCACGCCGGACGTCAACAACTACGTGCTCACCACCTACACCGATGACCCCTCGCCCTGGGAAAAGCAGTCGATCGGCACACCGGGCCAGCCGCTGGCGCAGCACATAGTGGATTTCGCCAAGTTTGTGCGCGACCGCGATCACAACTGCGCGCCCAACTTCGTCGATCCGCAGATGGACCGCTCGACCCCCGATGCGCAGGCGCGCTCGCCGGGACTGCGCGTCATCGAGAGAACCGACAAGGGCATCGTGGTCGACGGTGTAAAGGCGGTCTCCACCGGCACTGCCTTTGCGGACTGGGTGCACATCGGCGTCTTCTTCCGGCCCGGCATTCCAAGCGACCAGATCATCTTTGCGGCAGTGCCCGTGGCCACCAAGGGCGTGTCGATCGTGTGCCGGGAAAGCCTCGTGAAGGAAGACCGCGTCGAGCACCCGCTGGCATCACAGGGCGACGAACTCGACGGCATGACGGTGTTCGACAAGGTCTTCATTCCCTGGTCGCACGTGTTCCACCTGGGCAACCCGGAGCATGCGAAGCTCTACCCGCAACGCGTGTTCGACTGGCTGCACTATCACGCGCTGGTGCGGCAAATGGTGCGCGCCGAGCTCATGGCGGGCCTGGCGGTGCTCATCACTGAGCACATCGGGACCAGCAAGATTCCGGCGGTGCAGACGCGCGTCGCCAAGCTGATCGGCTTCCACCAGGCCATGCTCGCTCATGTGGTGGCGTCCGAGGAGTTGGGCTTCCACACGCCGGGAGGTCTCTACAAACCCAACATCCTGATCTACGACTTCGGCCGGGCGCTGTACCTCGAGAACTTCTCGCAGATGATTTACGAGCTGGTCGACCTGTCGGGGCGCAGCGCCCTGCTCTTCGCCACCGAGGACCAGTGGGAGGACTCCAAGCTCAACACGGTCTTCGAGAAGATGAACAGCGGTCCGGTGGGCCGGCCCAAGGACCGGCTGCGCATTGGCCGGGTGATCCGCGATCTCTTCCTGACCGATTGGGGCAATCGCCTCTTCGTATTCGAGAACTTCAACGGAACTCCGCTTCAGAGCATCCGCATGTTGACCATGCAGCGGGCCGAGTTCTCGGGGTCCGGCACCTATGGGAAGCTGGCACGCCAGGTCTGCGGGATTGAAGCCGTGGAGGAAGACAACACCGAGTACAAGGCCACGGCGGACTATGCGAAGGCAATGGATGCTGCCCGACACCAGGAGCAGCTCTCATTGAGCGGCACCCTGTCCATCTGAACGCCAGGAGTCACAAGTCATGCCCGCTACGCATTATCACGACATCCTGTTTCGCCAGGCACGCAGTCACAACGGTTGGAGCGAACAGTCCATTTCGGACCACAAGCTTCGCGAGCTTTACGAACTCATGAAGTGGGGTCCGACCTCGGTCAACTGCTCTCCGGCGCGTATCGTGTTCGTCCGGACGCCGGAGGCCAAGGCCCGACTGAAGGACGCATTGAGTCCAGGCAACGTGGACAAGGCGATGAGCGCACCGGTGATCGCCATCATTGGCTACGACACTCGCTTTTACGAACAACTGCCTCGGCTCTTTCCTCACAACCCGGCGGTCAAGAGCTGGTTCGAAGGCGAGGCAAAGGACGGCTTTGCGCAGACAACCGCGTTGCGCAACAGCAGCCTGCAAGGCGGGTACCTGATCGCGGCGGCACGCGCCCTCGGCTTGGATTGCGGACCGATGTCCGGATTCGACAACGCGAAGGTCGACGCGGCCTTCTTCGCTGGAAGCACGGTCAGGTCGAACTTCATCTGCGCCCTGGGCCACGGCGATCCGGTCAAGCTTCACGCACGCGGACCGCGGCTTTCGTTCGAGGAAGCCTGTACGTTGTCCTGATGCACGTCCAAGAAAGAAGGTGTTCCCGTGAAACGCTTCGTGCACACGGTCTTGTCTCAGCGCGTCGTTTTCGGGGCGGGGACATTTGCGGAGCTCGGCGACGAGCTCACGCGCTTCGATGGCCAGCGCGCCCTGGTGCTGAGCACGCCGGATCAGCGATTGCTGGCGCAAGCCACCGCCGCCAAGCTCGGTGCGAAAGCAGTCGGCGTCTTCGACCGAGCCGCGATGCATGTTCCCATCGAGACTGTTGACGCCGCCAGGTCGTTTGCAAGATCTCTAGGGGCCGACTGCGTGGTGGCCGTTGGAGGCGGTTCGACCATCGGGCTGGCGAAGGCCCTGGCCTTGGAGCCCGGGCTGCGTGTGGTTGCAGTCCCCACGACCTATGCAGG encodes the following:
- a CDS encoding flavin reductase gives rise to the protein MPLAELIQPARSNVSIAPSPGASRLPSGSIDPAEFRAALSRVATAVTVVATNGEHGIAGVTCSAVCSVCDTPATVLVCVNRRSFANGVIKGNGVLCVNWLGAEHSEISQVFSGVGELPMAHRFAQSQWGRLATGAPHCSLALVALDCRVAQAMEVGTHSVFLAEVVKASISEAIEEPLVYCQRRYATTRPIILN
- a CDS encoding 4-hydroxyphenylacetate 3-hydroxylase family protein, translated to MRTGKQYLESLNDGRVVWVGNQKIDNVATHPKTRDYAQRHADFYDLHHRTDLQEVMTFVDEAGERRSMMWFGHRTKEELKRKRRYHEAVMREMAGASFPRTPDVNNYVLTTYTDDPSPWEKQSIGTPGQPLAQHIVDFAKFVRDRDHNCAPNFVDPQMDRSTPDAQARSPGLRVIERTDKGIVVDGVKAVSTGTAFADWVHIGVFFRPGIPSDQIIFAAVPVATKGVSIVCRESLVKEDRVEHPLASQGDELDGMTVFDKVFIPWSHVFHLGNPEHAKLYPQRVFDWLHYHALVRQMVRAELMAGLAVLITEHIGTSKIPAVQTRVAKLIGFHQAMLAHVVASEELGFHTPGGLYKPNILIYDFGRALYLENFSQMIYELVDLSGRSALLFATEDQWEDSKLNTVFEKMNSGPVGRPKDRLRIGRVIRDLFLTDWGNRLFVFENFNGTPLQSIRMLTMQRAEFSGSGTYGKLARQVCGIEAVEEDNTEYKATADYAKAMDAARHQEQLSLSGTLSI
- a CDS encoding malonic semialdehyde reductase; amino-acid sequence: MPATHYHDILFRQARSHNGWSEQSISDHKLRELYELMKWGPTSVNCSPARIVFVRTPEAKARLKDALSPGNVDKAMSAPVIAIIGYDTRFYEQLPRLFPHNPAVKSWFEGEAKDGFAQTTALRNSSLQGGYLIAAARALGLDCGPMSGFDNAKVDAAFFAGSTVRSNFICALGHGDPVKLHARGPRLSFEEACTLS